The following are encoded together in the Deinococcus soli (ex Cha et al. 2016) genome:
- the purE gene encoding 5-(carboxyamino)imidazole ribonucleotide mutase, whose translation MGSRSDFETMQGALDVLRNLGVAYEVRVLSAHRTPALLPTYGARAERLNFTCIIAGAGGAAHLPGMLAAFTRVPVLGVPVQSRALSGQDSLLSIVQMPAGVPVATFAIGAAGAKNAALFAAAMLATTDAAVRARLDAFRAAQTQGVLDEPFFDGHPQAGEA comes from the coding sequence ATGGGCAGCCGCAGCGATTTCGAGACCATGCAGGGTGCGCTGGACGTCCTGCGGAACCTGGGCGTGGCGTACGAGGTGCGGGTGCTGTCCGCGCACCGCACCCCGGCGCTGCTGCCCACGTACGGCGCGCGCGCCGAGCGGCTGAACTTCACGTGCATCATTGCGGGGGCGGGCGGCGCGGCGCACCTGCCGGGCATGCTGGCGGCGTTCACGCGCGTGCCGGTGCTGGGCGTGCCCGTGCAGTCGCGCGCCCTGTCGGGGCAGGACAGCCTGCTGAGCATCGTGCAGATGCCCGCCGGGGTTCCGGTGGCGACCTTCGCCATCGGCGCGGCGGGCGCGAAGAACGCCGCGCTGTTCGCCGCCGCGATGCTCGCCACGACCGACGCGGCGGTGCGCGCCCGCCTGGACGCCTTCCGCGCCGCGCAGACCCAGGGCGTGCTGGACGAGCCGTTCTTCGACGGGCACCCGCAGGCGGGCGAGGCATGA
- a CDS encoding phosphopentomutase: MLLTIVVLDSVGAGELPDAASFGDAGAHTLNHTLRAAPVRLPNLAALGLAQVPTIETGDATVPAGPAAGAFGRLREVSPGKDTSTGHWEFMGIQLEHAFQVFPDGFPPAVMDRFDAATGRGHLCNRPYSGTDVIRDFGPEHMKTGAPIVYTSADSVFQIAAHEDVVPLETLYAWCRAAREILQGEFAVARVIARPFRGEFPFERANEHRKDFSLVPPPTVLDAVKATGQAVVGIGKIPDIYANQGFTEEIHTDDNADGIAKTLARMHQAAQDGTSGLIFTNLVDFDSKFGHRRDPEGYSACLAAFDAALPDLIAAVPRDGALIVISDHGNDPTWKGSDHTREHGLLLVHRAGAAGVALGDRATFADVGATVAEALGAAWDGPGESFWTQLT, encoded by the coding sequence ATGTTGCTGACGATTGTCGTGCTGGATTCCGTGGGCGCGGGTGAACTGCCCGACGCCGCGAGCTTCGGGGACGCCGGGGCGCACACCCTGAACCACACCCTGCGGGCGGCGCCCGTACGCCTGCCGAACCTGGCGGCGCTGGGCCTCGCCCAGGTGCCCACCATCGAGACCGGGGACGCGACCGTGCCCGCCGGACCGGCCGCCGGCGCCTTCGGTCGCCTGCGCGAGGTCAGCCCCGGCAAGGACACCAGCACCGGCCACTGGGAATTCATGGGCATCCAGCTGGAGCACGCCTTCCAGGTGTTCCCGGACGGCTTCCCGCCCGCCGTGATGGACCGCTTCGACGCGGCGACCGGGCGCGGGCACCTGTGCAACAGGCCCTACAGCGGCACGGACGTCATCCGGGACTTCGGCCCGGAGCACATGAAGACCGGCGCGCCCATCGTGTACACGAGCGCGGACAGCGTGTTCCAGATCGCCGCCCACGAGGACGTCGTGCCGCTGGAGACGCTGTACGCATGGTGCCGCGCGGCCCGCGAGATCCTGCAGGGCGAGTTCGCCGTGGCGCGCGTGATCGCCCGGCCCTTCCGGGGCGAGTTCCCGTTCGAGCGGGCCAACGAGCACCGCAAGGACTTCAGCCTCGTGCCGCCACCCACCGTGCTGGACGCCGTGAAGGCCACCGGGCAGGCCGTGGTGGGCATCGGGAAGATCCCGGACATCTACGCGAACCAGGGCTTCACCGAGGAGATCCACACCGACGACAACGCCGACGGGATCGCCAAGACCCTGGCCCGCATGCATCAGGCCGCGCAGGACGGCACCTCTGGGCTGATCTTCACGAATCTCGTGGATTTCGACAGCAAGTTCGGCCACCGCCGCGACCCCGAAGGCTACAGCGCGTGCCTCGCGGCGTTCGACGCGGCGCTGCCCGACCTGATCGCCGCCGTTCCCCGGGATGGCGCGCTGATCGTGATCAGTGACCACGGGAACGACCCCACCTGGAAGGGCTCGGACCACACCCGCGAGCACGGGCTGCTACTGGTGCACAGGGCGGGCGCGGCGGGCGTGGCCCTGGGCGACCGCGCCACCTTCGCGGACGTGGGCGCGACCGTCGCCGAGGCGCTGGGCGCGGCGTGGGACGGGCCGGGTGAGAGCTTCTGGACACAGCTGACCTGA
- the purK gene encoding 5-(carboxyamino)imidazole ribonucleotide synthase, with protein sequence MTPPTSGTTLGRDLTLGILGGGQLAQMLALAALPLGVRVTVLEPDAQAPARLCARHLHAPYTDAGGLEQLAACDAVTLEFENIPVEALAALEGRVPVRPAGALLARSKHRAREKQALREAGATTAPFEIIEAEGDLDGALARVGGRGILKTSELGYDGKGQARVNTDAELRAAWDDLNRVPCVLEGFVAFEREVSLAVARTPSGQVAFGPLVENVHRDGILRASVYPARVPDGTGARARDLARAVADAWALEGLITLEFFQLPGGDLLVNEVAPRVHNSGHLTQDGGGLSQFEAQVRAVLDLPLSDWAPLHPTAMLNVVGMDGPDGQPLEPDWAAIDAMSGTRVHLYHKAHRHGRKVGHVNLVAPDADTLRARLASLEPLVP encoded by the coding sequence ATGACCCCGCCCACATCCGGCACCACGCTGGGCCGCGACCTGACGCTGGGCATCCTGGGCGGCGGGCAGCTGGCGCAGATGCTGGCGCTGGCCGCGCTGCCGCTGGGCGTGCGCGTGACCGTGCTGGAACCCGACGCGCAGGCCCCCGCGCGCCTGTGCGCCCGGCACCTGCACGCCCCGTACACCGACGCGGGCGGGCTGGAGCAGCTGGCTGCGTGCGACGCGGTGACGCTGGAATTCGAGAACATTCCCGTGGAGGCGCTGGCCGCCCTGGAGGGCCGCGTGCCGGTGCGCCCGGCGGGCGCGCTGCTGGCCCGCAGCAAGCACCGCGCCCGCGAGAAGCAGGCGCTGCGGGAGGCCGGGGCGACCACGGCGCCCTTCGAGATCATCGAGGCCGAGGGGGACCTGGACGGCGCGCTGGCGCGGGTTGGGGGCCGGGGCATCCTGAAGACCAGCGAACTCGGCTACGACGGTAAGGGGCAGGCCCGCGTGAACACGGACGCTGAGCTGCGCGCTGCCTGGGATGACCTGAACCGCGTGCCGTGCGTGCTGGAGGGCTTCGTGGCCTTCGAGCGCGAGGTGAGCCTCGCCGTGGCGCGCACGCCGTCCGGGCAGGTGGCCTTCGGGCCGCTCGTCGAGAACGTCCACCGGGACGGCATCCTGCGCGCCAGCGTGTACCCCGCCCGCGTCCCGGACGGCACCGGGGCCCGCGCCCGCGACCTGGCCCGCGCCGTCGCGGACGCCTGGGCGCTGGAGGGCCTGATCACCCTGGAGTTCTTCCAGCTGCCCGGCGGGGACCTGCTGGTGAACGAGGTCGCGCCGCGCGTGCACAACAGCGGGCACCTCACGCAGGACGGCGGCGGCCTCAGCCAGTTCGAGGCGCAGGTGCGCGCCGTGCTCGACCTCCCGCTGAGCGACTGGGCGCCGCTGCACCCCACCGCCATGCTGAACGTCGTCGGCATGGACGGCCCGGACGGGCAGCCCCTCGAACCTGACTGGGCCGCCATCGACGCCATGAGCGGCACGCGCGTGCACCTGTACCACAAGGCGCACCGGCACGGGCGCAAGGTGGGGCACGTGAACCTCGTCGCGCCGGATGCCGACACCCTGCGCGCCCGGCTGGCCAGCCTGGAGCCCCTGGTTCCCTAA
- a CDS encoding antibiotic biosynthesis monooxygenase — MSEQLQFEGHQPSDPVSLVVRRRIRPGQEAAYEALLAEANALLARLPGHRGTGVIRPAPGEQEYTLLARFDTLTSAAAWELSPERAAWLDRIAPLVDEHVSFEKQPGLDFWFTPPAAATLRQPPRWKMALLTLAALYPVSVSTSWLFGEALKPWLGHLVMPVRAIPQMIVVVLLMTYLVMPAVTRWATPWLRGGK; from the coding sequence ATGAGCGAGCAGCTCCAGTTCGAGGGGCATCAGCCCAGCGACCCGGTCAGTCTGGTCGTCCGCCGCCGCATCCGCCCCGGTCAGGAGGCCGCGTACGAGGCGCTGCTCGCCGAGGCGAACGCCCTGCTGGCCCGCCTCCCCGGCCACCGCGGCACCGGCGTGATCCGCCCCGCGCCGGGCGAGCAGGAGTACACGCTGCTGGCCCGCTTCGACACGCTGACCAGCGCCGCCGCCTGGGAACTGTCGCCCGAGCGGGCCGCGTGGCTGGACCGCATCGCGCCGCTGGTCGATGAGCACGTCAGTTTCGAGAAGCAGCCGGGCCTGGACTTCTGGTTCACGCCACCCGCCGCCGCGACCCTGCGCCAGCCGCCCCGCTGGAAGATGGCCCTGCTGACCCTGGCGGCGCTGTACCCGGTGAGCGTCAGCACGTCCTGGCTGTTCGGCGAGGCGCTGAAACCCTGGCTGGGTCACCTGGTGATGCCGGTCCGCGCCATTCCGCAGATGATCGTGGTCGTGCTGCTCATGACCTATCTGGTGATGCCCGCCGTGACGCGTTGGGCGACGCCCTGGCTGCGCGGCGGGAAGTAA
- a CDS encoding [LysW]-lysine hydrolase has translation MTDVRAPVQDARDLLVRAVEIPSLSGQEGEVAAFLRDWMAARGFEARVDEAGNAVGERGHGPLTVALLGHMDTVPGEIPVHVDDAGVLHGRGSVDAKGPLCAFMAAVATLPDEALAAARFVVIGATEEEAPSSRGARHIRTQLQPDVVLIGEPSAWEGLTLGYKGRLVVKAQAVKENFHTAGDGSSAGDDLTEAWFRVRAWAAGAGEPGGVFGGVQATIQDLGAGTDGLHQRAWGTFGLRLPVSVAPAQAEAAIRAALTDLEGVNLTFVGHETAVRHPKDNALTRAFRVAIREQGGSPVFKVKTGTSDMNVVAAHWPVPTLAYGPGDSALDHTPEERLDLAEFDRAVAVLRGALTRLALGAAKAD, from the coding sequence TTGACTGACGTGCGGGCGCCCGTGCAGGACGCCCGTGACCTGCTGGTCCGCGCGGTGGAGATCCCCTCGCTGTCCGGGCAGGAGGGCGAGGTCGCGGCGTTCCTGCGCGACTGGATGGCCGCGCGCGGCTTCGAGGCCCGCGTGGACGAGGCCGGGAACGCGGTGGGCGAGCGGGGGCACGGACCGCTGACGGTGGCGCTGCTGGGCCACATGGACACCGTGCCGGGCGAGATTCCCGTGCACGTGGACGACGCGGGCGTGCTGCACGGGCGCGGCAGCGTGGACGCCAAGGGGCCGCTGTGCGCGTTCATGGCGGCCGTGGCGACCCTGCCCGACGAGGCGCTGGCGGCGGCGCGGTTCGTGGTGATCGGCGCGACGGAAGAGGAGGCGCCGAGCAGCCGGGGCGCGCGGCACATCCGCACGCAGTTGCAGCCGGACGTGGTCCTGATCGGTGAGCCGAGCGCTTGGGAGGGCCTGACCCTGGGGTACAAGGGGCGGCTGGTCGTGAAGGCGCAGGCGGTCAAGGAGAACTTCCACACTGCCGGGGACGGCAGCAGCGCCGGGGACGACCTGACCGAGGCGTGGTTCCGCGTGCGCGCCTGGGCGGCGGGGGCCGGGGAGCCGGGCGGCGTGTTCGGCGGGGTGCAGGCCACCATTCAGGACCTGGGGGCGGGCACGGACGGGCTGCATCAGCGGGCGTGGGGCACCTTCGGGCTGCGCCTGCCGGTCAGCGTCGCGCCAGCGCAGGCCGAAGCGGCGATCCGCGCGGCGCTGACCGATCTGGAGGGGGTGAATCTAACCTTCGTGGGGCACGAGACGGCGGTGCGGCACCCCAAGGATAATGCGCTGACGCGGGCGTTCCGCGTGGCGATCCGCGAGCAGGGCGGGAGTCCGGTGTTCAAGGTGAAGACCGGCACGAGTGACATGAACGTGGTCGCCGCCCACTGGCCCGTCCCGACCCTGGCATACGGGCCGGGCGACAGCGCGCTGGATCACACGCCTGAGGAGCGGCTGGATCTGGCGGAATTCGACCGCGCGGTGGCGGTGCTGCGCGGCGCGCTGACGCGGCTGGCGCTGGGCGCGGCCAAGGCGGATTAA
- the hisD gene encoding histidinol dehydrogenase, with protein MQVLQGPEARSALTRTFNEIPVPDAVLARIEATFGEPLSPAQVVERILSDVRARGDDALRDWTERLDGHRPGELRVPEAELAAAQVAPDLHEAILTAIRRVRAFYEQQPAHGFLNHGPDGALGQLVRPLSRVGVYVPGGLAPLISTLIHTAVPAQVAGVPDIVVTTPPARDGSVHPAILVAARELGLEQVFRVGGAQAIAALAYGTASIGAVDKVAGPGNLFVVIAKRMVYGQTGIESLPGPTETLVVADDSADPRFVAADLLAQAEHNGAEPVLVSTSRELLIRVQAELNGQLEALPEPNRGWARDSVQARMKVILAGTLEEAVELANLYAPEHLCLLTRDPWSLLGLVQRAGGVFVGEASMEALGDYVAGPSHVMPTGGTARFMSPVNVRDFQNIISVVGLNEGALRRIGPAGATLARAEGLEAHARAIESRLS; from the coding sequence ATGCAAGTGCTGCAAGGCCCTGAGGCCCGGTCCGCCCTGACGCGGACATTCAATGAGATTCCCGTTCCCGACGCCGTCCTGGCCCGCATCGAGGCGACGTTCGGCGAGCCGCTGAGCCCCGCGCAGGTCGTCGAGCGCATCCTGAGTGACGTCCGCGCGCGCGGGGACGACGCGCTGCGCGACTGGACCGAGCGACTGGACGGCCACCGCCCGGGTGAGCTGCGCGTGCCGGAGGCCGAACTGGCGGCCGCGCAGGTCGCCCCGGACCTGCACGAGGCGATCCTCACGGCGATCCGGCGGGTGCGGGCCTTCTACGAGCAGCAGCCGGCGCACGGGTTCCTGAACCACGGCCCGGACGGCGCGCTGGGGCAGCTCGTGCGGCCGCTCTCGCGGGTGGGCGTGTACGTGCCGGGCGGGCTGGCCCCGCTGATCAGCACGCTGATCCACACGGCGGTGCCCGCGCAGGTGGCGGGCGTGCCGGACATCGTGGTCACCACGCCGCCCGCGCGGGACGGCAGCGTGCACCCGGCGATCCTCGTTGCGGCGCGCGAACTGGGCCTTGAGCAGGTGTTCCGGGTGGGCGGCGCGCAGGCCATCGCGGCGCTGGCGTACGGCACGGCGAGCATCGGCGCGGTGGACAAGGTCGCGGGCCCCGGGAACCTGTTCGTGGTGATCGCCAAGCGGATGGTGTACGGCCAGACCGGCATCGAGAGCCTCCCCGGCCCGACCGAGACGCTGGTGGTGGCGGACGACAGCGCCGACCCGCGGTTCGTGGCGGCCGATCTGCTCGCGCAGGCGGAGCACAACGGCGCGGAACCCGTGCTCGTCTCCACCAGCCGCGAGCTGCTGATCCGGGTGCAAGCGGAACTGAATGGGCAGCTGGAGGCCCTGCCGGAACCGAACCGCGGCTGGGCGCGCGACAGCGTGCAGGCCCGCATGAAGGTCATCCTGGCGGGCACGCTGGAGGAGGCCGTGGAGCTGGCGAACCTGTACGCCCCCGAGCACCTGTGCCTGCTGACCCGTGACCCCTGGAGCCTGCTGGGGCTGGTGCAGCGCGCCGGGGGCGTGTTCGTCGGTGAAGCGAGCATGGAGGCGCTGGGCGACTACGTGGCGGGCCCCAGTCACGTCATGCCGACCGGCGGCACGGCGCGCTTCATGAGCCCGGTGAACGTGCGGGACTTCCAGAACATCATCTCGGTGGTGGGGCTGAACGAGGGCGCGCTGCGCCGCATCGGCCCGGCCGGGGCGACCCTGGCCCGCGCCGAGGGCCTCGAAGCGCACGCCCGCGCGATCGAAAGCCGCCTCTCGTGA
- a CDS encoding DUF11 domain-containing protein, with protein MTRARFARLLPSLLPSLVLSLSLPAAAQTVCAQPAATGNVSGLGGVVNTYFPGPVTDTTLSAGTTAVTFGTVRRGAAQTVAAGDLLLLMQMQGADIDATNTDSYGDGVAGGAGSGQLSSNLFAGRYEFVRVTAVTGAGSVTVRGQGAGGGLVNTYVNRAATATQGQARYQVIRVPQYGNLTLGAAPVTAEAWDGTDGGVVVLDVAGTLNWNGGSVNVNALGFRGGAGQGLGGVGAATGYTNLDYRNVTAGATHGNKGEGLAGTPRFVLDPVTSTLIDTGAEGYPNGSRARGAPGNAGGGGTDGAVNVNSQNSGGGGGANGGGGGQGGNSWSSNLAIGGFGGKAAPASLGALFMGGGGGSGSRNNGSGVQGSGGAGGGIVIIRAGQSTGTGTITASGQTGTATLNDGAGGGGAGGTVIVMTGSGTLSGVSITASGGNGGNAWPAQAAGANNVNAHGPGGGGGGGIVYTNVSGASITAAPGGNGTSTSGAVAFGAQPGVTGTIPGGSLTGLPGIREGAACPVLSVSKSTSTPTVWRGAKATYTLTVTNAGGASNSVRVQDTLPAGFTLSGTPTVTPTSARVAAADTSTATALDLKTFRLAYGESLTVTFDALTPTDPALRGTVYQNSASASTTDAAGNAVTGTYLGSSSSAEDVRLLFPSLKVTKAVRNVTQDEKKTPAVRNFGTSGGGYPGDRLEYCLTYLNDGDGPLNGVSLTDSIPANTSVLPDAYGVGLGVQLTPASGTAETYTSAADTDAGQLSQAGGLSVALGTVAQGASGTACFQVSVR; from the coding sequence ATGACACGCGCCCGATTCGCCCGCCTCCTGCCGAGCCTGCTGCCCAGCCTAGTCCTCAGCCTCAGCCTGCCCGCCGCCGCCCAGACCGTCTGCGCCCAACCCGCCGCGACCGGGAACGTCAGCGGTCTGGGCGGCGTCGTGAACACCTACTTCCCCGGCCCGGTCACCGACACCACCCTGAGCGCCGGGACGACCGCCGTCACCTTCGGCACGGTCCGCCGGGGCGCGGCGCAGACCGTCGCCGCCGGTGACCTGCTGCTGCTCATGCAGATGCAGGGCGCGGACATCGACGCGACGAACACCGACAGTTACGGGGACGGCGTGGCGGGCGGCGCGGGCAGCGGGCAGCTGAGCAGCAACCTGTTCGCCGGACGCTACGAGTTCGTGCGCGTCACCGCCGTGACCGGCGCGGGCAGCGTCACGGTGCGCGGCCAGGGCGCGGGCGGCGGACTGGTGAACACCTACGTGAACCGCGCGGCGACCGCCACGCAGGGGCAGGCGCGCTACCAGGTGATCCGCGTGCCGCAGTACGGCAACCTGACGCTGGGCGCCGCGCCCGTCACCGCCGAGGCCTGGGACGGCACGGACGGCGGCGTGGTCGTCCTGGACGTCGCCGGCACCCTGAACTGGAACGGGGGCAGCGTGAACGTGAACGCCCTGGGGTTCCGCGGCGGGGCGGGCCAGGGGCTGGGCGGGGTGGGCGCGGCGACCGGGTACACGAACCTCGACTACCGCAACGTGACCGCCGGGGCTACGCACGGCAACAAGGGCGAGGGTCTGGCAGGCACGCCACGCTTCGTGCTGGACCCCGTGACGTCCACGCTGATCGACACGGGCGCCGAGGGCTACCCGAACGGCAGCCGCGCGCGCGGCGCACCCGGCAACGCGGGCGGCGGCGGCACCGACGGCGCCGTGAACGTCAACTCGCAGAACAGCGGCGGGGGCGGCGGCGCGAACGGCGGGGGCGGCGGACAGGGCGGCAACAGCTGGAGCAGCAACCTGGCCATCGGCGGGTTCGGCGGCAAGGCCGCGCCCGCCAGCCTGGGTGCCCTGTTCATGGGTGGTGGGGGCGGCAGCGGTTCGCGCAACAACGGCAGCGGCGTGCAGGGCAGCGGCGGCGCGGGCGGGGGGATCGTGATCATCCGTGCTGGACAGAGCACCGGGACAGGCACCATCACTGCCAGCGGACAGACGGGCACCGCCACCCTCAACGACGGTGCGGGCGGTGGCGGGGCGGGCGGCACGGTGATCGTCATGACCGGCAGCGGCACCCTGAGCGGCGTGAGCATCACCGCCAGCGGCGGGAACGGCGGGAACGCCTGGCCCGCGCAGGCCGCCGGGGCGAACAATGTGAATGCGCACGGGCCGGGTGGGGGTGGCGGCGGCGGGATCGTGTACACGAACGTGTCGGGCGCCAGCATCACAGCCGCGCCGGGCGGGAACGGCACGTCCACGTCGGGCGCCGTGGCGTTCGGCGCGCAGCCGGGCGTGACGGGTACCATTCCCGGCGGCAGCCTGACCGGGCTGCCGGGCATCCGCGAGGGCGCGGCCTGCCCGGTCCTGAGCGTCAGCAAGTCCACCAGCACGCCCACCGTGTGGCGCGGCGCGAAGGCCACGTACACGCTGACGGTCACGAACGCCGGCGGGGCGAGCAACAGCGTGCGCGTGCAGGACACCCTTCCGGCAGGCTTCACGCTGAGTGGCACGCCCACGGTCACCCCCACCTCGGCGCGGGTCGCGGCTGCGGACACCAGCACCGCGACCGCACTGGACCTGAAGACCTTCCGACTGGCGTACGGGGAGAGCCTCACCGTGACCTTCGACGCGCTGACGCCCACCGACCCGGCGCTGCGCGGCACGGTGTATCAGAACAGCGCCTCGGCCAGCACCACCGACGCCGCCGGAAACGCCGTGACCGGCACGTACCTGGGGAGCAGCAGTTCCGCGGAGGACGTCCGCCTGCTGTTCCCCAGCCTGAAGGTGACGAAAGCCGTGCGGAACGTGACACAGGACGAGAAGAAGACGCCTGCGGTCCGGAATTTCGGCACGAGCGGCGGCGGGTACCCGGGCGACCGCCTGGAGTACTGCCTGACCTACCTGAACGACGGGGATGGCCCGCTGAACGGCGTGAGCCTCACGGACAGCATCCCGGCGAACACGTCGGTTCTGCCCGACGCCTACGGGGTCGGGCTGGGCGTGCAGCTCACCCCGGCGTCCGGCACGGCCGAGACGTACACCAGCGCCGCCGACACGGATGCCGGGCAGCTGAGTCAGGCGGGCGGACTGAGCGTGGCGTTGGGGACCGTGGCGCAGGGCGCGTCCGGCACCGCCTGCTTCCAGGTGAGCGTCCGCTGA
- the yedA gene encoding drug/metabolite exporter YedA produces the protein MSAGAAPASAARLTPLVLLCLGLVYVVWGSTYFGIKVAIETLPPLGMLAARFVLAGALLLLVLRARGAALPTAREWGASAIVGTLLLGGGTGLVTLAERDASSSVAAMVIAVSPLFAALFARLWGEKTGGREWLGISVGLIGIALLNVGELHATPLAALLLILAPLCWTFGSQWSRHLPLPQGLMGSAAEMLTGGGVLLLLSVLTGERWGTPSAASLWALAYLTVFGSLMAYSAYMYLVAHTRPALATSYAYVNPVVAVLLGVGFGGEQLGPLGWAALLVILTGVALVAWPRRVPDAEAV, from the coding sequence GTGAGTGCCGGGGCAGCCCCCGCCAGCGCCGCGCGCCTGACGCCCCTGGTGCTGCTGTGCCTGGGGCTGGTGTACGTCGTGTGGGGCAGCACGTACTTCGGGATCAAGGTCGCCATCGAGACGCTGCCGCCGCTGGGCATGCTCGCGGCGCGCTTCGTCCTGGCGGGGGCGCTGCTGCTCCTCGTGCTGCGCGCCCGGGGCGCGGCGCTGCCCACCGCGCGCGAGTGGGGCGCCAGCGCCATCGTGGGCACCCTGCTGCTGGGCGGCGGGACCGGGCTGGTCACGCTGGCCGAACGGGACGCGAGCAGCAGCGTGGCGGCCATGGTGATCGCGGTCTCCCCGCTGTTCGCGGCGCTGTTCGCGAGGCTGTGGGGCGAGAAGACCGGCGGGCGCGAGTGGCTGGGCATCAGCGTGGGCCTGATCGGCATCGCGCTGCTGAATGTCGGCGAGCTGCACGCCACGCCGCTGGCGGCGCTGCTGCTGATCCTCGCGCCGCTGTGCTGGACGTTCGGCAGCCAGTGGTCCCGCCACCTGCCCCTCCCGCAGGGGCTGATGGGATCGGCCGCCGAGATGCTCACCGGGGGCGGCGTCCTCCTGCTCCTGAGCGTCCTGACGGGCGAACGCTGGGGCACCCCCAGCGCCGCAAGCCTGTGGGCGCTGGCGTACCTGACGGTGTTCGGGAGTCTCATGGCGTACAGCGCGTACATGTACCTCGTGGCGCACACCCGCCCCGCCCTGGCCACCAGCTACGCGTACGTGAACCCGGTCGTGGCGGTGCTGCTGGGCGTCGGCTTCGGCGGCGAGCAGCTGGGCCCGCTGGGCTGGGCGGCGCTGCTCGTGATCCTCACGGGCGTCGCGCTCGTCGCGTGGCCGCGCCGCGTGCCGGACGCGGAGGCCGTATGA
- a CDS encoding VanW family protein encodes MKRLLTTLTLALVASAHAAEFKLILKDEASTIRKGELKTTPIVKSWNVPAASVQATRKVKRLSTTITPILDRMEKTINARKPRPAVFRNVKGSWVATDQTGWTLDRAATKANLLKAILSGKQTAQVEVRRAVPDRSVKLLAQRGVLWHVAAGSSNYAGSPDFRERNILVGASKLDNFFIAPGHEFNFNEEIGQIDASTGFVKGFVISGGTLSKEDGGGICQVSTTIFRALYTAGLPITERHEHSHRVKYYDPVGFEATVYAPSKNLRMKNDTGKHLFIQASWDTRAQTLRFDVFGANTGRTVNISKPVISDFKAPADPSYTPDDRVAPGGRRLLDTPMQGMTSVITRTIKVQGKVTSRDTLKSVYKPWGAVYGVNPKDKRLK; translated from the coding sequence GTGAAGCGTCTCCTGACCACCCTGACCCTCGCCCTGGTCGCCTCGGCCCACGCGGCCGAGTTCAAACTGATCCTGAAGGATGAGGCCAGCACCATCCGTAAGGGTGAACTGAAGACCACCCCCATCGTGAAATCCTGGAACGTGCCCGCCGCCAGCGTGCAAGCGACCCGCAAGGTGAAACGCCTGAGCACCACCATCACGCCCATCCTCGACCGGATGGAAAAGACCATCAACGCCCGCAAACCCAGGCCCGCCGTGTTCCGCAACGTGAAGGGCAGCTGGGTCGCCACCGACCAGACCGGCTGGACCCTGGACCGCGCCGCCACCAAGGCCAACCTCCTGAAAGCCATCCTGAGCGGCAAACAGACCGCGCAGGTCGAGGTGAGGCGCGCCGTGCCCGACCGCAGCGTGAAACTCCTCGCCCAGCGGGGCGTGCTGTGGCACGTCGCGGCGGGCAGCAGCAACTACGCGGGCAGCCCCGACTTCCGCGAGAGGAACATCCTGGTCGGCGCCAGCAAACTCGACAACTTCTTCATCGCGCCCGGCCACGAATTCAACTTCAACGAGGAGATCGGCCAGATCGACGCCAGTACTGGCTTCGTCAAGGGCTTCGTGATCAGCGGCGGGACGCTCAGCAAGGAGGACGGCGGCGGCATCTGCCAGGTCAGCACCACCATCTTCCGCGCGCTGTACACAGCGGGCCTGCCCATCACCGAACGGCACGAGCACAGCCACCGCGTGAAGTACTACGACCCTGTGGGCTTCGAGGCCACCGTGTACGCCCCCAGCAAGAACCTGCGCATGAAGAACGACACCGGCAAGCACCTGTTCATCCAGGCGTCCTGGGACACCCGCGCCCAGACCCTGCGCTTCGACGTGTTCGGCGCGAATACCGGCCGCACCGTCAACATCAGCAAGCCCGTCATCAGCGACTTCAAGGCTCCCGCCGACCCCAGCTACACCCCGGACGACCGCGTCGCGCCCGGCGGGCGCCGCCTGCTCGATACGCCCATGCAGGGCATGACCAGCGTCATCACCCGCACCATCAAGGTGCAGGGCAAGGTCACCAGCAGGGACACCCTCAAGAGCGTCTACAAACCCTGGGGCGCCGTGTACGGCGTGAACCCCAAGGACAAACGCCTGAAGTGA